CTGAGAAATTGAACGTCAGGGTGAGAGGTATCGTGGCGTAATCATCGAGGTTCAATGCGCTCTCGGTGTTGTACAGATAGAACAGGTTGTCGAAGTATACAGAGTCATACTCATCACAGTCGGGGCAGTAGAGATCGAAGGTTACCGGGGACGAGGTCAATCCTCCCCCAAGAACCAATCCGGGGTCCGACGAGCCCACGGTGAGGCTATCCAGTTGAAACGTGACCGCCTGAGCCGGCAGGCTCAGCAACAATAAACCCAAAAACACCAAAACACACATTCGCTTCATTTCGCCCTCCTTATGCTGAACGAACAAAAAAGCCGAACTGCCTCCTACCAGGCAGCTCGGCTATCTCGTTTGAGATCCGTGGCTTTCCGCCCCCGTCTCGCAACGGGGTCGGCTTTTTCTGGTCCCCACCTCTCTCAAGAAGTCGGCGGGTAGTCACTACATATAGTTGTATTGTACTCGCACCCCCCGCAAATCGTCAAAGAAAAAATGTATTACAAAATCATTTCCTTCTCAAGAAAACCGAACCTATCGAAACTATTTGCAATCTTTCAGAGTAAAAACATGAGATTTTGATCCACGCAATTCACTTATTAGAGGATATCAAAAATGTATGAACGTTTTTAGGACATTTCTGCTTACAACTTATTCTGCTAAAATAAGAAAAGCTCCAACAGCGTTGAAGAGGTTATCCTATACCCCTGCTGACTAAACACGAGGATGGTGGTTTCCGGCAAAGGCCAAGCGGATTTTATTGAAGATAAAAAAAACCGTAAACCCGCAAGCTGGCTCGGCAGCTACGCCTAGCCCAAACGGAGCGTTGAGGCCGAGAGACTCCGGAGATGAATCGAATCCGGGCTCATTGACCCGCGGGACAAAATGTCCAACCCTACCTTGACGCACTGGACATAGGGGCGGATATCGAGGGCTTCATCCTTGATGATGGACTGCGAAAGAGTCCGGGCAGCCTTTCCGGCGCTCGTTAGTAAACCGAAGATGCGCACAAAAAAAGGCAGGACCACGATGGCCCTGCCTTCCACCTTAAGCTCTTTGTGAAAACTCACATTCTGAACCTCTTGCGGAATCCCACCAGTCCCACCAGCCCCGCGCCCAGCAGCCAAACGGCTCCTGGAATGGGAACCACGCACTTGGTGGCCAGAGCTACGACATACTCCGGCAGGCAGTCCCCGGTGGCGCAATTCGTCATCCCTACCGGTTGATTGGAGACGAAGTCAATAAATATCTTTTCAAAGCACGGATTCGGCTCCAGCTCAAAACTCCAAATGTAATAAAACTTCCCATATTCGTCCGAAAATCCGTAATCCAGCAATTCACCCACATCGTTGTCGAAGCTACTCACAGCATACAGAGTGGGTGATGGCAGCGGCACCGAAATCGCAAGCAACACCCAACCGATCTTGAGAGGATTTAAGTTATCGTAGTTGGCCGCCTCGATCTTGAAACCCGGCCCATTCGCCCACCAGGACATGTTCGGTTTAATCAGCGAATCCTCCGGGTTCGTACCCCAGTTGCTGGGATTTCCCACCTTGTTGTTCCAGATCGCCCAGAGGGTAAGATCGCTGTCCTTCCAGTCCGGCCACGGAATGGCGTTGGCATATACCAGCGCCGGCACTAGAAAGACACAAAGAAACGTCAGTAATACGAGCCTCCTTTTCACTCTTCGCTCTCCCTTGTAACAGGCATAAAAAAACCGCGTTACCCCCACTCAGGCAACCCGGCCATCTCCCTTGAGATCCGTGGCTTTCCGCACCCGCCTCACGACGGGGAAGGCTTTATCTGGACCCTCAAATTTTCAAACATCTAAAAAATATTCTATTCGCTACTTCGCCGGTCGTCAACAAAAAACGCAATACAAAACGGTTTACCCGCAGAAAATACGCCGTTTTGGCCTGTTTTCGTGATCTTACTTTGGAACACACGAACGATCCTTGGACCAAGGCTTCTTCGTCATTCTGAAAAAGGGGCAGGACCCGAGGGTCCTGCCTTTTTGAGGCGTGTCGGTTAGGTTTACTATTGAGACTTTTTCCTTCGGAATCCGACCAATGCCGCCAAACCGGACCCGAGGAGCCATAGCGCGCCGGGGATCGGCACGGCCTCGCACTCTTTCAGCTTGAAGGTCACGTCGAAGTAGCCCGTCTCAGTCCAACCAAAGTTGGCCTCACCGGGGCTGATCACTGCCAGCAGCTCATAATTGAACGCTCCGTCCGTAAAGGAGAACAGGGTGGGATTGTCGAGATCCACTGCCCACCGCCGGCCGAACGGATTCAGTGAAAAGTATCCCACTGATTCCCCCGAGACAATCTGGCCGGCCGACGAAGGTAATGAGAAATTGAATGTCAGGGTCAGAGGTATCCACGCAAAGTCATCTTCCAGATTTAACGCGCTCTCGGTGTTATAGAGATAGAACAGGTCGTCGAAGTGCACGGAGTCATACCCACATTCGGGGCAGTCGAGGTTGAAGTTCACCGGGGCCCTGTAGTTCAGCCCTCCCCCGAGAACCAACCCGGGGTCCGACGAGCCTACTGTGAGGCTGTCCAGTTGAAAGGTGACGGCGTGAGCCGGCAGGCTCATCGCCAGTAAAGCAAGAAACGCCAAAACAACCACGCGCTTCATTCCGCCCTCCTTGGTTTTGAAACGTAAGTGAACGCGCCGAGGCCCCGGCGGGAAAAAGCCGGCCTACCTCTCCCTCCAGGCAACCCGGCCGTCTCTATTGAGATCCGTGGCTTTCCGCACCCGCCTCACGACGGGATCGGCTTTATCTGCCTCCTAGTACTCCTTAGTACCCACTAAGTGCTTATAGTATATTTTACTTGTTCCCCCCATAATTCGTCAATGAAAAAGGAATTTTAAGAAACTGTTTCTTGCTTTTTGAAACAGAACTTGTTGAACCCATTCGTAATCTTTTGTACTAGCATACGAAATCCATATTAATACGAAGAGACATCGAATCAAGCTAGGGAATATACTAGCTGTTGTAAGAAATATACTATGCCTTCTAGGAAATGTCTGCCCGACACCTGTTCTCTGCAAAAAGATGAAAACTATAAAAAAGCAAAGCAACTTAATCTGTACCTATCGATAGGAAACAAGAATTCAATGAAAAAAAGCGCAGCCAAGACCATTTACAGACCGGTACCAGCCGGCGTTCGTTTGCGTAGTTCCAATTTCTTTCTACCCCTTTCAGAGTTCCACCTGTCCAAACGCGACGGTTGACATTCTTTCCCGCATGAGGCAGACTGAATTCTACCAATCGTATGGTAGGTTCAATGAAAACTGAAGCCTCGAAAAGCCGTAACGTGACTCGCCGGCAACTGCTCGATGTTTCCGCCAGGCTCTTTCATTGGAAGGGATTCCGCGGAACGTCCATGCAGGACATCGCTTCCGATTTGGGTATCAAGAAAGGCTCGATCTACTATTACATCTCCTCCAAAGACGAGCTCCTCCTGGATATAGCCCGCGCCGCCATGAAACTGCTCATCGATGCCGGGGAAAAGGCCGCGTTCTCGACCCTCCCCCCCGAAGAAAAGCTGCGGGAATTGATTCGATCCCATGTGCGCCTGACCTGCGAGCATCCGGATCTGTTCGCGGTCACCCTTCACGATCTGACTCCCGCAAACGCGTCTTCCTTTTGGAATGAAGCGGTCAAACTAAGGGACCGATACGAATCCCTGCTGCGTGGCATTATCAGAGCCGGTAAGCAGACCGGCGCTTTCAGAGAGGTCGATGAGAAACTCGCCGGCTTTGCTCTCCTCGGAATGATCAACTGGCTGATACGATGGTACGATCCCGGAGGTCCTCGCTCCCCGGACATCATCGCCGATCTCTGGTCCGATCTATTCTTGAATGGGCTGGGGGCGCCCCAACCGGACGAAGAACCACTTGAGAAGGAGTCCGAGGGCCGCATTCGCGCCGCTCGGGACAAGTGACCGGCCGACCGGGCCCAGACATCGGATCGGAAACAGAGGAAAACGGTGCTCCACAGGTATTATCTAACGATCGGTTGGTCAACGCCCTCCTGGAATCGTGACCAGGGCACTGCAAATCCATAGCGCAACCAAAGGAGGCACAATCAGATGAGTGATTCGGTTTTATGTGAACGCAAAGAGGGTGTGGCATGGATTACGTTGAACCGTCCGGACGCCTATAACGCCATCACCGTGGAATTCATGCAAAGATTGATCGGCTGCCTGGACGCAGCCGAAGCAGACGCGGACATAGGAGTTGTGGTGATCACGGGCGCCGGGAAAGCCTGGTGCGCCTGAGGCGATCTGGGTGAACTGGGCGGGTTAGGAAATTCATCGATTAACCAGCGCAGGCGCTTTCTGGTGGTTTTCAGAAGTATGATCGAAACCGTGCGCCGCCTTTCCAAACCCGTCATCGCGGCGGTCAACGGCTATTGCATCGGAGGCGGGAATGAACTGCACGTAGCCTGCGACCTCAGCATCGCCTCTGAAAAGGCCAAATTCGGGCAGGCGGGCCCCCGGGTCGGATCCATACCGGTGATGGGAGCCACTCAGGTTATGCCCATGCTGGTTGGAGAGAAACGCGCCAAGGAAATCATTTTCCTATGCCGCACCTATACGGCGGAGCAGGCTGAAAAGATGGGCTGGATCAACAAGGTAGTACCGCACGAGCAACTGCTGCCCGAAACGGAGCAGTGGTGCCTGGAGCTTTTGGCCATGAGTCCGACCTCGTTGGCCGTTTCCAAAAAAAGCATCAATTTCTATTCCAACCTCGCCGTCCAGAATATGGAAGCGAATATCGAGGGCCTCGCCCTGTATTGGGGTACCGAAGAATCAAAAGAAGGCTTTGCAGCGTTCAAAGAAAAACGGAAAGCCGAATTCAAGAAGTACCTCTGACACGGCTCGAAAGCCGGAACGGCGCTTTACGGACAAGCCGCTTTTCCGGACCACCGCGAGAGGAACTTCCGGCCGGACGCTGCGCGCGGCCGAACGAACAGGCAAAGGAGAAGGCATGGAACTGAAAAACGTTTGTGTGGTGGGCATGGGAACCATGGGCAGCCAGATCGGAATCGTCTGCGCCAGGGCGGGTTTCAACACCACCATGGTGGACGTATCTAAGGAACAAGTCGAAAACGGCCTCAAAAATATACGATCTTTTCTCGGCGGCCAGGTGAAGAAACAAAAACTGGATCAGGATTCCATGGACCAGATCCTCAAGAGGATCACAGCGGGTACGGATCTTCGCGAGGCCGTCGTGGAAGCGAATATCGTCATTGAGGCGGTATTCGAAGACGTGAATATGAAAAAGGACATCTTCAAAAAAATAGACGGGGACAGTCCCAGGGATACCGTGGTCGCGAGCAATACATCCACCCTCTGGATCGCCGAACTGGCCGCCTCCACGTCGCGCCCCGAAGCCTTCATCGGAACGCACTTCCTGATACCTGCTGCTTTGACTCCCCTCGTGGAGGTGGTGCGGGGACCTGAAACGTCGGATGAAACGTGCAACAAAGTCATCGGGTTTCTCGAAACGTGCGGCAAGCAGACCGTGATTGTTGCGGATTCCCCCGGTTTCGTGATCAATCGGTTGTATCTCCCCATGGTCAATGAGGCCTTCTTCGCTTTGGAGACGAATCTGGCCACGCCCGAGGAGATCGACAGAAGCTGCACCAAAGGTCTGGGTTTTCCTCTCGGCCCGCTGGCTGCCGCCGACGCCTTCGGCCTCGATATACTTCTGGCGTGTCTGAACACGCTGCATAGAGAGTTGGGAGACAAGTACCGGCCCTGTCCCCTGCTCGTGAAGCTGGTGAAGGCAGGCCGCCTGGGCAGAAAGACGGGTAAAGGAGTCTACGACTATCGAGGGTAAGACCTGTTCCGCCAAGTCCGGGTAAACGGAAGGCCGGCCGTCGAATGAGGCTCCGGCTCTTTTCGGCTAAGGTCTTCAACGATTTCAGCGTCGGGGCTTCGTCCCGCGCGATCGAAAAGAACCGACGGGACGGTTCCGGGCAGCCGAAACATCCATGCGCATCCAACACCGGTTTCGAGGACCTCGCAGTATCGGGGTTCTCGAACTATTTCCGATCCAGCAGGGCTCTGACCGCCTCGGCCACCTCCCGAGCAACCAGAGGCTTCATCAGAAACCGTCGGATCCCCAGCTCCGTCGCCTTTTCCTCCGACATGCCTTCGCTGTACCCGGTGCAGATGATGATAGGGATGTCCGGTCGGATCTGAAGCATTGACTTTGCCAATTCCGTGCCCGTAATCTGGGGCATGGTCATGTCCGTGATGACGATGTCGAAATCCCCCGGCCGGTCCCTGAACAGATCCAATGCCTCCCTGCTCGATGTCAGAACCGAAACCCGATACCCCTGACGCTCCAGTGTCTCTCCCGCCACCGCCGCAAGGGCCTCCTCGTCGTCCACAAAAAGGATGTGTTCCGTGCCCTTCGGAATCGACCCGATCCCCACCGGTATTTCTTTCGCAACGCTCTCTTCCACCAGAGGCAGGTAGACACTGAACGTCGAGCCTATTCCGGGCGAGCTGTGTACGGTGATCGCTCCGTCATGACTCTTTACAATGCCGTGAACCACGGCCAAACCCATGCCGGTACCCTCACCCGATTCCTTTGTTGTAAAGAAAGGTTCGAAGATGCGATGGAGGGTCTCTTCGCTCATTCCCTCGCCGTTATCGAATACATTGAGCCTGCAATACAATCCACGTTTGAGCTCGATATGCTTGGCGGGCGCTTTCCCATCAACGGCGACCCGATCGAGCCGAACACCCAGCACCCCCCCTTTCTTCCTCATCGCATGGGCGGCATTGGTGCACAAATTCAACAGCAACTGGTGTACTTGCGTCGGGTCAGCCAGTACAGTACCTGCATTCGCTTCCAGTTTTTGATGGATTTTAATGGTAGTCGGAATCGAGGCTCTCAACAACTTCATCGTTTCTTCGACGATGGATCCCACTTGAAGGGGCTTTCTCTCCGGATCGGTTCTTCGGCTGAAGCTCAAGATCCGGTATGTCAGTTCTTTTGCGCGATGAGCGGACTTGAGCACTTGCTCCAGGTCTCCTCTGGCGGATAGTCCGTCGGGGATCTCATCCAGTGCAAGCTCGACGTAGCCGATGATCGCCCCGAGGATATTGTTGAAATCGTGTGCAATGCCTCCCGCCAGCGTACCAATGGCCTCCATTTTCTGCGACTGCCGAAGTTGGGACTCGAGTCGGGCCTTCTCCGCCTCGGACCGCCGTCGCTCGGAAATGTCGCGAGTAATCCCGTGAATCCCGGCGAATCGTCCGTTCTTGTCCCGAAACGGTCTGGTTGTCACCTCGCCCCAAATCCTGGAACCGTCCTTGCGATTGTGTTCCAGTTCCCATCGCTCGGAATCATTCGCCCTATGCCCGGCCTTCTCGTTACGGATTCTCCGTTTGTAGGCAGTCCTCACAATTCGCGCCGAAGAGGGGGAGAAGATGCCGTCCAGATTCATTTTCATCATCTCTTCCGCCGAGTATCCCGTCAGACCTTCGACAGTGGGGCTCACATACGCAAAGCGAAAATCGGGACCTAATGTAAAGATGACATCACCTGAGTTCTCTACGAGCAGCCTGTACTTCTCTTCACTTTCCGCCAGCTTGTCGAGAGTTCTGCTATTATGAAAGGAAAGGGCCGCGATATCGGAAAACGCCATTGCAATCTCGGCATCCAGTTCCGAAAACCCCGTTTCTTTATTGGCAAGTCCAATCACACCTACGGTCTTTCTATGGACGTTCATGGGACAAAACATCATATTTTGAATGCTCACAGGCTGTCCGTGCTCTCTCCCCATGAACATGCTGCCGAGAAAGACGTTGCTGTACGTCACCTGAGCAGTCCAGTATGCTTTATCCCGTAAACGAACGATAGGCGCGGTCATTTCGGGTTCAACCGAATCGAAGCTTCCGCCATATGTCAAAAACAAACGTTCCAACTCGTGTTCGTCGTCACCTGAGACCTCAACATAGGCGACAGTCGCACCAATCGATTTCGTACACAAACCCAAAATCGTGCGCACTGCAGTCTCGAACTTCCGCTCCTGCAAAACGGTTCTGGACGCGGTCAGCAAGCATCGATACAGTTCGTTGGATGCCTTCAGGCCTTCACCCGATCGAATCCGCCCTGCAATATCTAGAACATGATCCAACACAAATCCCTCTTTCTCGAAATTGGCAGCTCCGTGCTCGAATGAGACCAAACGGAACCGTGTCTGTATTCTAAGAATGGAGTTTGGGAGTCCTCCCCCCAAATAAACCCGGTTTTGCTGCAAATCGTATCAAGGGGCTTATCCGGACCGGCGGCGGTCCAATCCCCCGGCATCGGCGCCCTCTTTCGGCTCGAAGCGTCGGATCGCTCCGGGTCCGTTATTGAACGATTCAAGGTCATTTCGATTGCTTGCGAAACTTGGTCGTTTTTTTGCGGACAGTCCCCCTGCGTATGAAAAAAGCCGCGCAGTCCTGCCTATTGTTTTCGTTGAGCGCCGGCGGACAGGAATCTTTTTCCTGTTTACAGCAAATAGCAAGATGCGTACCAAAACATAAGTATATGATTTTTTACGAATAATTTCAGCGGCCCTCGACCCATTGTACTGAAATTGAGCAGTCGAACCCTCGCCGCTGTTCAGAAATCTGGCAGTTCCTAGTCTTTGAGATAACCCCGGCGCACCAAAGCTGAATTGCGCCGCAACCGCTTTTTTGAGGGTGATCCGCATTCGTCAAGGAGGATATGTATTCGGAGGAGGTGTGTCTGTATTCCCCGAGGCGCCTGCGGCACAGGCCATAGGATGGTTGGAGGCCCTCGGCTTGGTCAGAGTTTGGGCGGGCGCGACGATGTCCGTGACGGATAGGTCGGAATGGTGTATACGTACTGATTACGCCGGAAATTCAATAATCCTACCCCGTGTCGCGGATCTGAAATCCTATATAGAGAACAGGCATTGAGTAGAGCGAAATGAAACGCGAAAAGATCACATTTCTTTTTATCATCCCAACTGTCTTCTTGTCTTCAATCCTTCTGTTTTCCGGTACCGGTCGCTCTCAGGACGCCGGCGTAAAACAGATTGTCGTCAGAGGGGACGACAGCTACCCTCCGTACGAATTCCTCGATGACGACGGACAGCCCGTGGGGTTCAATATCGACGTCATCCGGTCTATCGCCATCGCCATGGGGGTGGAACTGAAGCTGCGGCTCGGGCCTTGGAAGGAGGTGCGTGGGGACCTCGAAGCAGGGAACATCGACGCACTTTCAGGCATGTATTACTCGAAAGAGAGAGATCGGCTAGTGGATTTCTCTCAACCCCACATCGTAGTGACCTATGCGGTGTTCATCCCGAGAGGTTCGCCCATCCGCTCCATCGACGATATCCAAGAACGACGGGTCGTCGTACAGGAGGGCGACATCGGCGATGACTATCTTACGACAAAGAAGCTCGGCACCCGCATCATTCGGGTGGAAAATCCGGCCTCCGCTTTGCGTTTGCTCTCCGCGGGAGAGGCCGACTGCGCTCTCCTGCCCAGGCTGATGGGGCTTTACCTGATTACCCGGCACGGATTCACGAATGTTGAAGCCGTGGGATCGCCTGTCCTGGAACGTAAATATTGCTTCGCGGTGCGTCAGGGAGCTGCCGGCCTTCTCACCGTGTTGAATGAGGGCCTCAAGATCATTCAAGAAACCGGCCAGTATGACCGGATTTACTCCAAGTGGTTCGGAGTCTATGAAAAGCGCTCTTCCTTCCGGAATTTGATGCGGTACGCCTTTTGGATTGTAAGTCCTCTGTTGATTCTGCTGGGTTTGGCATTGGCGTGGACCCGGTCCCTGAAAAGAACGGTGGCCGGGAAAACGGCGGAATTGACGCACGAACTGGCGAAACGCGAGCGGATCGAGGCCGCGCTGAGGGAAAGTGAAGACAAATATCGCATGCTGGTGGATAACGCCCTGGATCCGATCTTCATCCTTCAGGACGAGGTGATGAAGTTCGCCAATCCCGTGACTCTGAAGCTGTCCGGATACACCATCGAGGAGCTGGGCCGACAGCCGTTCACCATTCTCCTTTATCCCGAAGACCGGGAGCGCATCTTGAACCTCTATCATCGCTGTTTGAAAGGCGAGGACATGCCTTCGAATCTCGTGCTGCGAATTACCAACAAAAAGAAAAGAGAATTATCGCTCGAGAGCAAACAGGTCCTGATCCAATGGAACGGTCGTCCGGCGATACTGATCATAGCGAGAGACGTCACTTTTCAACGTCAGGTGGAAGAGCAGTTGCGCCATTCTCAGAAAATGGAGGCCGTGGGCACACTGGCCGGCGGCATCGCTCATGATTTCAATAACATCCTCATGGCGATCATTGGATACTCGGAACTGGCCATGGATAAGGCCCGCACACCCGAACGCGGCTCTCGGGAGATCGAGGGAGCGCTTGAAGCCGCAGTGCGAGCGAAGAGCCTGGTAGAACAGATTCTTACGTTCAGCCGAAAAACCGAGACCAAGCTAACGCCGCTGAATCTGAACGGGGTGCTGGAACAAAGCGTGAAAATGCTCGAACGGACCATTCCCAAAATGATCCGCATTGAAACCAAGCTCGATAAAACCTTGAAGCCGGTGATGGGAGACGCCGGTCAGCTGAATCAATTGCTGCTCAATCTGGGCTCCAATGCAGCCGACGCCATGCCGCAAGGCGGCTCCCTGAGGATCACGTCCGGCAACCTGGTGCCGGATGCGGTCACCATAAAGAACCGGATCCAATTGGAGCCCGGCGAATACGCGATGGTGGAAGTCACCGATACGGGCCATGGTATGGACGAAGAGATCATCGAGCGGATTTTCGATCCGTTCTTTACCACAAAAGAGGTGGGGAAGGGCACCGGGCTTGGCCTGTCAGCCGCTTTCGGCGTTGTGAAGGCCCATGGAGGCCATATCACATGCTCGAGCAGGCCGGGCGCAGGCGCCACCTTCACCCTGTTTCTGCCGGTTCTTAAGGATGCAACGGTCCCCATGGCCGAGACGGAAACAGTGTCATGCGAAAACGGCCGTGGAAGCGAAACGGTTCTTGTGGTGGATGATGAAGAAGCGCTTCGGGATATCGGACGCAAAATTCTTGAAAAGAACGGCTATCAAGTCATCGAGGCGAGCACCGGAGAGGATGCGTTGGCCGTCTTCGAGACCAACGGCGACCGCGTGGACCTCGTCCTAGTGGACCTGGGCATGCCGGGCATGGGCGGGCTCAAATGCATTGAGGCCCTGAGGCGCATAAAGCCGCGCTTGAAGATTGTCATTACGAGCGGCTACGCCTTGGGAGAATCCGAGCAGCGGCTTGTGTCTTTGGGCAAGGCGGCTTTTGTAGCCAAGCCCTATGCACTCGGAGACCTGCTGCACACCATCCGCACCGTGCTGGACGGTGATGATCAGCGTCCCTCTCCCTCTCGCCTCCGGAACGGATCTTTCTGAAGAAGGCTGTGCGCGCACTCCACAAAGCAGGAGCGATCACTGAAGTGTAATCGCCTTTTCAGGACACATTTCCTGACAGCAGAAACAGGTAATACACGTATCCGCGTCCACCACCGGCAGGTCGTCCTGCATGGACAGGGCCGAGACCGGGCAGTGCTCGATGCAGGTCTGACAGGCGTTGCACAAGTCGGGGTCTGCTTTGGGCCGAAGCAGCGTCCTGCTGCGGATGAAGTTCTGTATGGCTTCGTTTTTGTGGAGGGCCTCGCCGCCCAGCGGTGGCAGCTTGAAGTCCGGGATGACCGTGAGGTCTCCGATAAGTTCGATAGCCCCTGAATCGAAATCGCCCAGACCCAATTCCTTTGCCTTTCTCATAAAACCAAGTTTGTGCGGCTCGAGACCCATCATTCGAGATATCGTGGCGTCCAGGGCCACGGCGTTGTCGGACGCCAGAATACGGTTGATGTTACGCAGATCTCGACCCGCCGGTCCGTTGCCTTCCATGCCCACCACGGCGTCCACGATGAAGAGATCCGGAACGCGCAGCCTGAACACATCTACGATCAGTTCGTGAAACCGCTTCGGGTTGCCGGCCATGCGGTGCAACGCGGCTTTCTGTGCGCCTGGAAGGATGCCGAAGCTGTTCTTGATGGCCCCGGTGATCACGGTCAGCCCATGGGTCTTGAATTTAGGCAAAGAGATGAACACGTCCGTTTCCATCACCGATCGAGAGACGCTCAGCCGATCCACGTAGTCGGGATTGAAATCCACCTCCAGACTCTCGGTGCTGATATTCCGGTAATACGCTCCGGCCGCTTCCAGGAGGCCTGCCTGCCGAAAGCTGGCTTCATTGGCTCCGTAACTGAACGCGCCCGGATTGTCGCCCACCACGATGGACGCCGGATTCCTCTTCTCCAGATGATGGATTACCGCCGCAAGCACGGCCGGATTCGTGACAATGCCCTCTTCAGCGTTCGATGCCCGAAGAACGTTGGGCTTAACCAGTACCTTTTTACCTGAAACGTCGAGAGGAAAAAGCTCGAACGCGAGCCCCACGGCTTCCAGACATGTGTTGTAATCCGCCGGATGGATCATGACTCGATGCATAATGGATTCCTTATCGATTGACCCTTTGGATCGTAGTTCAGTGATACCGCTACGGAACCGCTAGGCAAGCATCTTTCAGCCTTCCCATGAACTCGGGAGCGTCGTTTTCGTAGCGCATCTTGCGGACCCGAGGCAAAAGGGCGTCCGGTTAACAACCTTCGGGTACTGATTTGGAACGGCGATCCCGCTCCGTTCCGATACCGATGCTTTTCACGCCGGCGTCGGAACGCTGATGAAGTCGAAAAAATCAAAAAACATCATGTTACGTCATTCCGGCGGAAGGCGGAAGCCCGTATTTTAAACAGGTTCTGGACCCCGGCTTTCACCGGGGTGGCGTCTTTGCGGATTTTTTACGATGCCATCAACGTTTCGTTTCGGTTTCCCCGGACGGTCCAAGCGGACATACGTTCTTATTTTTCCACAAAACGATCCGAATGTCCCCACCTATTTGGGCGTTGCACGATTCGCCCCTGAAAACGATGCACCCGGTTCACCTGATCGGCCTGTTTCATACGGAAGACCAGGGCACGATAATGTTTCAAAATATCTTGACATGAAACGTGCTTCTGAATAGGATACGTTTCATAATGTTCATGGCAGGGTCCGGTTCAAAGGCGCCCACGTCATGAAAGGAGGACTCGCGGTTTGGATTCGATCTCGTTCGGGAACATCAAGGGCCTGTTTGATTCCACTGTAGAACTGTCCTCCCTAACCGACGAGCTGCCCTTGGGGCTGGTCATCATGGATCCCTATCGGCGAGTCCTGCTGCTGAACAGCGCCCTCGAAGCATTGGCCGGTTTCAGGAGGCACGAGGTGTTGGGCGTACCCTGCCGGGATGTACTGCGGGCCAGCGTGTGCGGCTCCAACTGCCCGGTCCTGCAAGCGGAGCAAAACAATGCGCCGGTGACTATCGAGGGAGACATCATCAACCGGGACCGTCAGAAGATCCCCGTACGCATAACGGCAGCTCCCTTGAGCGACCTCAAAGGCCGCGTCGTCGGCTTCATGGAGACAGTCGCCGACATCAGGACTCCTCTTGGATCGGTCGATCAGATCCCGCACCTGGACAGCCTCGGGCAACTCATAGGTCAGAGCGCAAAAATGAGAGAACTGTTCCGCCTCGTACCGGTGGTCGCTCAAACCGATTCCTCCCTCCTCATCACCGGTGAAACAGGCACCGGAAAAGACGTCTTGGCCGAGGTCATCCACGAAGCATCCGATC
This window of the Deltaproteobacteria bacterium genome carries:
- a CDS encoding transporter substrate-binding domain-containing protein, with amino-acid sequence MKREKITFLFIIPTVFLSSILLFSGTGRSQDAGVKQIVVRGDDSYPPYEFLDDDGQPVGFNIDVIRSIAIAMGVELKLRLGPWKEVRGDLEAGNIDALSGMYYSKERDRLVDFSQPHIVVTYAVFIPRGSPIRSIDDIQERRVVVQEGDIGDDYLTTKKLGTRIIRVENPASALRLLSAGEADCALLPRLMGLYLITRHGFTNVEAVGSPVLERKYCFAVRQGAAGLLTVLNEGLKIIQETGQYDRIYSKWFGVYEKRSSFRNLMRYAFWIVSPLLILLGLALAWTRSLKRTVAGKTAELTHELAKRERIEAALRESEDKYRMLVDNALDPIFILQDEVMKFANPVTLKLSGYTIEELGRQPFTILLYPEDRERILNLYHRCLKGEDMPSNLVLRITNKKKRELSLESKQVLIQWNGRPAILIIARDVTFQRQVEEQLRHSQKMEAVGTLAGGIAHDFNNILMAIIGYSELAMDKARTPERGSREIEGALEAAVRAKSLVEQILTFSRKTETKLTPLNLNGVLEQSVKMLERTIPKMIRIETKLDKTLKPVMGDAGQLNQLLLNLGSNAADAMPQGGSLRITSGNLVPDAVTIKNRIQLEPGEYAMVEVTDTGHGMDEEIIERIFDPFFTTKEVGKGTGLGLSAAFGVVKAHGGHITCSSRPGAGATFTLFLPVLKDATVPMAETETVSCENGRGSETVLVVDDEEALRDIGRKILEKNGYQVIEASTGEDALAVFETNGDRVDLVLVDLGMPGMGGLKCIEALRRIKPRLKIVITSGYALGESEQRLVSLGKAAFVAKPYALGDLLHTIRTVLDGDDQRPSPSRLRNGSF
- a CDS encoding DUF362 domain-containing protein translates to MHRVMIHPADYNTCLEAVGLAFELFPLDVSGKKVLVKPNVLRASNAEEGIVTNPAVLAAVIHHLEKRNPASIVVGDNPGAFSYGANEASFRQAGLLEAAGAYYRNISTESLEVDFNPDYVDRLSVSRSVMETDVFISLPKFKTHGLTVITGAIKNSFGILPGAQKAALHRMAGNPKRFHELIVDVFRLRVPDLFIVDAVVGMEGNGPAGRDLRNINRILASDNAVALDATISRMMGLEPHKLGFMRKAKELGLGDFDSGAIELIGDLTVIPDFKLPPLGGEALHKNEAIQNFIRSRTLLRPKADPDLCNACQTCIEHCPVSALSMQDDLPVVDADTCITCFCCQEMCPEKAITLQ